The Halalkalicoccus sp. CGA53 genome window below encodes:
- a CDS encoding DUF7509 family protein has product MRQRIIDNLPRAVDDSDSLAPVRREQFLVYLMGPYRTFDIEALLPDEADIETEAPSFATWDEGNGEYAEDEVLRLLQETRDCLRDRGFNAFLAIDVGIPLDEMDAATQSIAFAQASNATVFIAPQVGDNLGVGIEIGSVLEDMLSTTGMQGPARDATPPERMRRVMVATEPSVRSAMLGAVHARWDASVRTFTDTADCCRLCAQFCTHIQNEELYGSLDRLV; this is encoded by the coding sequence ATGCGGCAACGGATTATCGACAATCTCCCCCGTGCTGTCGATGACTCGGATTCGCTCGCCCCAGTTAGGCGGGAACAATTTCTCGTGTACTTGATGGGACCGTACCGGACGTTCGACATCGAGGCGTTGCTCCCTGATGAAGCCGATATCGAAACCGAAGCTCCGTCATTTGCGACGTGGGACGAGGGCAATGGCGAGTATGCCGAAGACGAGGTGTTACGCCTCCTGCAGGAGACGAGGGACTGTCTTCGCGACCGTGGTTTCAATGCTTTCCTCGCAATTGACGTCGGAATCCCGCTTGATGAGATGGATGCTGCCACACAGAGCATTGCCTTCGCACAGGCGAGTAATGCAACCGTTTTTATCGCTCCACAGGTCGGCGATAACCTCGGCGTCGGAATTGAGATCGGGAGCGTCCTTGAGGATATGCTGTCGACGACTGGTATGCAGGGGCCAGCGAGGGACGCGACTCCACCAGAGCGAATGCGACGGGTAATGGTCGCGACCGAACCATCAGTTCGAAGTGCGATGCTTGGAGCAGTCCACGCACGCTGGGACGCCAGTGTCCGGACGTTTACCGATACGGCGGACTGCTGCCGGCTATGCGCACAGTTCTGCACTCACATTCAGAACGAAGAGCTCTATGGCTCGCTTGATCGTCTAGTGTAG
- a CDS encoding helicase HerA domain-containing protein: MVYKIDYLEDVYEWSITSDGTEYERVSGYTPTIYATYDGEETTEAVLIGRAFLTGKSGSGKSNSASVVAEELIERDHAILIVDTDGEYFGLKEHYELFHAGADDECDIQVGPEQAGKLAEFALEQNVPLILGVSGYLKSALLSTYVPGPWFV, encoded by the coding sequence ATGGTCTACAAGATCGACTACCTCGAGGATGTCTACGAGTGGTCGATCACCTCAGACGGTACCGAGTATGAACGGGTGAGCGGCTACACGCCGACGATCTACGCGACGTATGATGGTGAAGAGACGACCGAGGCCGTCCTGATCGGGCGAGCGTTCTTGACCGGGAAAAGCGGAAGCGGGAAGAGCAACAGCGCGAGCGTCGTCGCCGAGGAGCTTATAGAGCGCGATCACGCGATCCTGATCGTCGATACGGACGGCGAGTATTTCGGCCTCAAAGAGCACTACGAGCTGTTTCACGCCGGAGCAGACGACGAGTGCGATATTCAGGTCGGCCCCGAGCAGGCCGGCAAGCTCGCCGAGTTCGCCCTTGAGCAGAACGTCCCGCTGATTTTGGGAGTCTCTGGATATCTCAAAAGCGCTTTACTGTCGACGTACGTTCCAGGGCCATGGTTCGTCTGA
- a CDS encoding winged helix-turn-helix domain-containing protein: MSETDRHQTEEVRQPEPPLPKESGLTLEEYLAMQQAIGHSTRFRILRTLIANDELSAADLKTAVDVESPNFHYHLDELVDVGLVDKRKRRTADSRGFYTYYRPTAMGRGILEHGIEELMRREHEFNDTYS, encoded by the coding sequence ATGTCCGAAACCGATCGCCATCAAACAGAGGAGGTTCGCCAGCCCGAGCCGCCGCTTCCTAAAGAGAGCGGACTAACGCTTGAGGAGTATCTCGCAATGCAACAGGCGATCGGTCACTCGACACGGTTTCGGATCCTCCGCACGCTCATTGCCAACGACGAACTGAGCGCCGCTGATCTCAAAACCGCGGTTGACGTAGAATCTCCCAATTTCCACTACCATCTCGATGAACTGGTTGATGTTGGGTTAGTCGACAAGCGCAAACGGCGAACTGCCGACAGTCGAGGCTTCTACACGTACTATCGGCCGACAGCGATGGGTCGTGGCATTCTTGAGCACGGCATCGAGGAACTGATGCGTCGTGAACACGAATTCAATGACACCTATTCGTGA
- a CDS encoding NAD(P)H-dependent flavin oxidoreductase — MVRLKTNLRPILGVEHPIVQAPIGSSPELAAAVAEAGGLGMLSITWNDPESSRELLRKARELTDRPVAVNVVLDPDAKEVATNAALDAAIDEGVDVYSLSFGAADPYVDRIQDAGGVVLQTVNSAAEAVEAENAGVDVVVTQGMEAGGHVQSDVATFPLVPRVVDAVEVPVVAAGGIADGRGIAAALALGADGAWLGTRFVATREAAKHPRYQQRVLDASETDTELTDLFNVGWPGVPHRVVRNETVERWEDAGRPPAGTRPGEGETVAERSGSDVERYDFRSPTAETEGDVDAMALYAGQSAGLVDDLPSAANVVDELVEETVAAIEELLDLCDG; from the coding sequence ATGGTTCGTCTGAAAACCAACCTCCGTCCCATCTTGGGGGTCGAGCATCCGATCGTACAGGCGCCGATCGGTTCGAGCCCGGAGCTGGCTGCCGCGGTCGCCGAGGCGGGCGGACTGGGGATGCTCTCTATCACCTGGAACGATCCCGAGTCCTCTCGGGAGCTGCTCCGGAAGGCCCGCGAACTGACCGACCGGCCGGTCGCGGTCAACGTGGTTCTCGATCCCGACGCGAAGGAGGTAGCGACGAACGCGGCGCTGGACGCTGCGATCGACGAGGGCGTCGACGTCTACTCGCTGTCCTTCGGGGCAGCCGACCCGTACGTCGATCGGATTCAGGACGCCGGCGGCGTCGTGTTACAAACCGTCAATTCGGCAGCGGAGGCTGTCGAAGCCGAGAACGCCGGCGTCGACGTCGTCGTCACCCAAGGGATGGAGGCCGGCGGGCACGTCCAAAGCGACGTCGCGACGTTCCCGCTGGTTCCACGGGTCGTCGACGCTGTCGAGGTCCCGGTCGTCGCGGCCGGCGGCATCGCGGACGGTCGCGGCATTGCGGCGGCGCTCGCGCTCGGCGCCGACGGCGCCTGGCTCGGGACGCGGTTCGTCGCGACCCGGGAGGCAGCGAAGCACCCGCGATACCAGCAACGGGTCCTCGATGCCTCGGAGACGGACACCGAACTGACCGACCTGTTCAACGTCGGCTGGCCAGGCGTCCCACACCGCGTGGTCCGGAACGAGACCGTCGAGCGCTGGGAAGACGCCGGACGGCCGCCGGCGGGGACGCGACCCGGCGAGGGCGAGACTGTCGCCGAACGTTCCGGTAGCGACGTCGAACGGTACGATTTCCGGTCACCGACTGCAGAGACAGAGGGGGACGTCGACGCGATGGCGCTGTACGCCGGACAGAGCGCCGGCTTGGTCGACGACCTACCGAGCGCCGCGAACGTCGTCGACGAACTCGTCGAGGAAACGGTCGCCGCGATCGAGGAACTCCTCGACCTGTGCGACGGCTGA
- a CDS encoding DUF790 family protein, with the protein MLTANLARSRTTDEEVTPLFIDPADERYRQTARELIELFEAHLEETKGDLEDAIDELTVADTDYKIVQGLAKLLKDECEFEVVSPVEPREIRRRLFERANERYPIVRQPTLGEDTQKLEVYSGVADSLGISLEECYRGMYADLEDNKRLVRIGTRTAEKYADAGIGDEGTAASTSTTSLTGSSSEEYEHTDLTVDWLLTRYNLALAQAVLYNATEMRIRVWDHFGTVFSYVKLFGLMHRIYPIDADGKRVGSTDQAAGYEAVLDGPASLFSQSQKYGIRMANFLPALPLCDRWEMAAEILIDETLGETRQFTLDHTDGLDSHYSAGKRFDSDVERTLAQKWERATTEWELVREDDVFDLGAEVMIPDFAIEHPDGRRAILEVVGFWTPEYLDSKLEKIRQVDADNFILAVSERLDCSSEEFGSAADRVLWFKTGIHVYDVVELAETYASQAEPTATTEIDT; encoded by the coding sequence GTGCTAACGGCTAATCTCGCGCGCTCGCGCACGACTGATGAGGAAGTGACGCCGTTGTTCATCGACCCGGCCGACGAACGCTACCGGCAGACCGCCCGAGAGCTCATCGAACTGTTCGAGGCGCATCTCGAGGAAACGAAGGGTGACCTCGAGGACGCGATCGACGAACTGACCGTCGCGGATACCGACTACAAGATCGTTCAAGGGCTAGCGAAACTCCTGAAAGACGAGTGTGAATTCGAGGTCGTCTCGCCGGTCGAGCCGCGCGAGATCCGTCGACGACTGTTCGAGAGAGCTAACGAACGATATCCGATCGTCCGCCAGCCAACGCTCGGCGAGGACACCCAGAAGCTGGAGGTGTATAGCGGGGTCGCCGATTCGTTGGGTATCTCGCTCGAAGAGTGTTATCGGGGGATGTACGCCGATCTAGAGGACAACAAGCGTCTCGTCCGGATCGGGACGCGAACTGCCGAGAAGTATGCCGATGCTGGTATTGGTGATGAGGGGACAGCAGCGTCGACATCGACGACTTCGCTGACCGGCAGTAGCTCCGAAGAGTACGAACACACGGATCTCACCGTCGACTGGTTGTTAACCCGGTATAATCTCGCGCTCGCACAGGCAGTACTCTACAATGCGACGGAGATGCGCATTCGCGTGTGGGATCACTTCGGGACAGTGTTCAGCTACGTGAAGCTGTTCGGGCTAATGCACCGCATCTACCCGATCGACGCCGATGGCAAGCGCGTCGGGAGTACCGATCAGGCTGCAGGGTACGAGGCCGTGCTCGATGGACCGGCATCGCTGTTTTCGCAATCACAGAAGTACGGGATCCGAATGGCGAACTTCCTCCCGGCGCTCCCGCTCTGTGATCGGTGGGAGATGGCCGCCGAGATCCTTATCGACGAGACACTCGGAGAGACGCGCCAGTTCACATTGGATCATACCGACGGGCTGGATTCGCATTACAGCGCCGGGAAGCGCTTCGATAGCGACGTCGAACGGACGCTCGCCCAGAAGTGGGAACGAGCAACGACGGAGTGGGAGTTAGTGCGAGAGGACGATGTGTTCGACCTCGGTGCAGAGGTGATGATACCCGATTTTGCGATCGAACATCCGGATGGTCGTCGAGCGATCCTCGAGGTCGTTGGATTCTGGACCCCCGAGTATCTGGACTCGAAGCTGGAGAAGATCCGGCAGGTAGACGCGGACAACTTCATTCTCGCTGTCTCAGAGCGCTTGGATTGTTCCAGTGAGGAGTTCGGGAGCGCTGCCGATCGCGTGCTGTGGTTCAAGACCGGGATTCACGTCTACGACGTGGTTGAGCTGGCTGAGACGTACGCCAGTCAGGCTGAACCAACGGCGACGACTGAGATCGATACCTAA
- a CDS encoding DEAD/DEAH box helicase produces MKLEFDDGTLLLRGVTETVPFMEWDDRVDEYRAQAYRYRELLEWAGTWVETHGQEADNAEQRTLQQGFEDAARRYPDLDLTPALHIEPRDYQQAALDAWIAHGRRGSVVLPTGSGKTFLGLQAIADAGVSALVVTPTIDLMNQWHATLTNAFGDQLRDPIGVLGGGSHEVTAITVTTYDSAYRYINEYGDRFGLLVVDEEHHLPAPTYQLIPEMTIAPYRLGLTATYERPDGKHELLEDLIGPVVYRESVDELAGEYLSEYETIHMSIDLTSDERSEYDKEYQIYRDYVDSHEFDLWKAEGYAEFLKRTSYDPEGRRALIAKQRAERIARTASKKLDTLDNLIKRHHDDRAIIFTANNDFAYDISQEFIIPCITHQTKTEERTEILDRFRSGEYSMLVTSQVLDEGIDVPAANVGIILSGSASKRQYAQRLGRILRPTDDRQPARLYEIISEDTMETYVSQRRREGVSMSANG; encoded by the coding sequence ATGAAACTCGAGTTCGACGACGGAACACTCCTCCTTCGCGGAGTCACTGAAACGGTTCCATTCATGGAGTGGGATGACCGCGTCGATGAGTACCGTGCCCAAGCATACCGGTATCGGGAGCTGCTCGAATGGGCTGGAACGTGGGTTGAGACACACGGACAGGAAGCTGATAACGCCGAACAGCGAACGCTTCAGCAGGGATTCGAGGACGCCGCTCGCCGGTATCCCGATCTCGACCTTACACCAGCCCTCCATATCGAACCGCGTGACTACCAGCAAGCTGCCCTTGATGCCTGGATCGCCCACGGACGTCGGGGCAGCGTCGTCCTTCCGACAGGGAGCGGGAAGACGTTCCTCGGGCTTCAAGCGATCGCTGATGCCGGCGTCAGCGCACTCGTTGTGACGCCGACGATCGACCTGATGAACCAGTGGCACGCCACGCTCACTAACGCCTTCGGCGACCAGCTGCGAGACCCGATCGGCGTCCTTGGCGGTGGCTCTCACGAGGTCACTGCGATTACCGTCACCACCTACGACAGCGCGTATCGCTATATCAACGAGTACGGCGATCGATTCGGGTTGCTCGTCGTCGACGAGGAACACCACCTCCCCGCTCCGACCTACCAGCTGATTCCAGAGATGACGATCGCACCGTATCGACTCGGGCTGACCGCGACCTACGAGCGCCCGGACGGGAAACACGAACTCTTAGAGGACCTTATCGGACCGGTGGTCTACCGCGAAAGCGTCGACGAACTCGCCGGTGAGTACCTCAGCGAGTACGAGACGATCCACATGTCGATCGACCTCACGTCCGACGAACGTTCAGAGTACGACAAAGAGTACCAGATCTATCGAGATTATGTCGACAGCCACGAGTTCGACCTCTGGAAAGCAGAGGGATATGCCGAGTTCCTCAAGCGGACCTCCTACGACCCAGAGGGACGACGGGCACTCATCGCCAAACAACGAGCCGAGCGGATCGCCCGCACGGCCTCGAAGAAGCTCGACACGCTTGATAACCTGATCAAGCGTCACCACGACGACCGCGCTATCATCTTCACCGCGAACAACGACTTCGCCTACGACATCTCCCAGGAGTTCATCATCCCCTGTATTACCCACCAGACCAAAACCGAGGAACGCACCGAGATCCTCGACCGATTCCGATCCGGCGAGTACTCGATGCTCGTCACGTCGCAAGTTCTCGACGAGGGGATCGACGTACCCGCTGCGAACGTCGGGATCATCCTTTCGGGGAGTGCCTCGAAACGCCAGTACGCCCAGCGACTTGGCCGAATCCTGCGACCGACGGACGATCGACAGCCGGCACGCCTCTACGAGATCATCTCGGAGGATACGATGGAGACGTACGTCTCCCAACGCCGCCGTGAGGGGGTGAGTATGAGTGCTAACGGCTAA
- a CDS encoding SOS response-associated peptidase produces MCGRNALFVAQSELENRFGAKIVTDGGYVPRYNIAPGDGLEVITNEATDEIDQYHWGLIPFWADEPEEGIINARSETANEKRVFQDAWESRPCLVLSSGFYEWQKRASGPKQPYRIYREETPAFAMAGLWEVWAGGEREIPCVTILTTEPSELMEPIHDRMPVVLPTDAEETWLTAGPDERRELCGPYSRDGLKAYEISTRVNNPGNDNPSVIEPVEHEQSGLDAFGSE; encoded by the coding sequence ATGTGTGGGCGAAACGCGCTCTTCGTAGCACAGAGTGAACTCGAAAATCGATTCGGAGCGAAGATCGTTACTGATGGTGGTTACGTCCCGAGGTATAACATCGCCCCAGGTGATGGTTTAGAAGTCATCACAAACGAGGCGACTGACGAGATCGACCAGTATCACTGGGGATTGATTCCGTTCTGGGCTGATGAGCCCGAAGAGGGCATCATCAACGCACGATCGGAGACAGCAAACGAAAAACGGGTCTTTCAGGACGCCTGGGAATCGAGGCCCTGTCTCGTCCTCTCCTCGGGGTTCTATGAATGGCAGAAGCGAGCAAGCGGCCCGAAACAACCCTATCGAATCTACCGCGAGGAGACGCCCGCCTTCGCGATGGCCGGCCTCTGGGAGGTGTGGGCCGGTGGTGAACGAGAGATACCGTGTGTGACTATTCTGACCACCGAACCGAGTGAACTGATGGAACCGATCCACGATCGGATGCCCGTCGTGCTGCCTACCGATGCCGAAGAAACCTGGCTCACCGCTGGCCCTGACGAGCGAAGAGAGCTGTGCGGTCCCTACTCCCGAGATGGTCTCAAAGCGTATGAAATCTCGACACGAGTGAACAACCCGGGAAACGACAATCCCTCGGTCATCGAGCCTGTAGAGCACGAACAGAGCGGACTCGATGCCTTCGGCTCTGAGTGA
- a CDS encoding P-loop NTPase family protein: MRSEPDPPPIPELPTLGTGIRMLETEDRPIGPLHALVVDHVSLNRGPAYWIDTHGHATTQPLARLVSDRRLLDRIQVARGFTPWQHYSLVQILTERINENTSLLILPALDGMYRDDALRDGEGTTMLVRVLANLAGLAREYDLPILVTRTHDDGLTAPIEAAAVETIRCERTRMGPRFTAESFETLVYPLGNGQFQTTLAYWTEILSARQPLYDAAQAGLQTPEVPVDGSY, from the coding sequence ATGAGATCTGAACCAGACCCACCACCGATTCCGGAGCTCCCGACGCTTGGAACAGGAATACGAATGCTTGAGACTGAGGACCGACCGATCGGACCACTTCACGCCCTCGTTGTCGATCACGTCTCGCTCAACCGAGGTCCGGCATACTGGATCGACACCCACGGTCACGCAACGACCCAGCCACTCGCACGGCTCGTTTCCGACCGGCGATTGCTTGATCGAATCCAGGTTGCCCGTGGGTTCACCCCCTGGCAACACTACAGTCTCGTTCAGATTCTCACCGAGCGCATTAACGAGAACACGTCCCTGCTGATTCTACCGGCCCTCGACGGGATGTATCGCGACGACGCGCTTCGCGACGGTGAGGGAACGACGATGCTCGTTCGAGTCCTCGCCAACCTCGCTGGCCTCGCTCGCGAGTACGACCTCCCAATTCTCGTTACCCGGACTCATGACGACGGTCTCACCGCTCCGATCGAGGCGGCAGCTGTCGAGACGATTCGCTGCGAACGGACACGAATGGGACCGCGATTTACCGCTGAGTCGTTTGAGACGTTGGTCTATCCGCTTGGCAACGGGCAGTTCCAAACGACGCTTGCGTACTGGACGGAGATCCTGAGTGCCCGGCAGCCGCTCTACGACGCTGCTCAGGCCGGCCTACAGACGCCGGAGGTGCCAGTCGATGGGTCGTACTAA